The following proteins are co-located in the Leptospira weilii genome:
- a CDS encoding TetR/AcrR family transcriptional regulator codes for MTTVIRHKRRSRNSLNRENIVQVAMEILQKEGIDGLSMRKIAEKLDCSVASPYSHFKSQEEIIQVLIAKGETELTQRLRNAQKNGKSSFEKLAEIARIYWDFSLNNKELHKVMFNTVHGHMHRKAFPSLPTSYRVFLETIRNGCVSREFKLPKTEYPTIARTMWAWMYGLMVLDLTNMLKRRRGGKDDPLAEGFSYFQKILLGE; via the coding sequence ATGACTACTGTAATTCGACACAAAAGGAGATCCCGAAATAGCCTAAACCGGGAAAACATCGTCCAAGTCGCGATGGAAATCCTACAAAAGGAAGGAATCGATGGGCTTTCTATGCGAAAAATCGCCGAAAAGTTGGACTGCAGCGTAGCAAGTCCCTACTCTCATTTTAAAAGCCAAGAAGAAATCATTCAAGTATTGATAGCCAAAGGAGAAACAGAGCTAACCCAACGGTTGCGAAACGCGCAAAAAAACGGGAAGAGCTCCTTTGAAAAACTTGCAGAAATCGCAAGAATCTATTGGGACTTTTCTCTCAATAATAAAGAACTCCACAAAGTAATGTTCAACACCGTTCACGGACATATGCACAGAAAGGCGTTCCCAAGTTTACCCACCAGTTATAGAGTGTTTTTAGAAACAATAAGAAACGGATGCGTTAGTCGCGAGTTCAAACTTCCCAAAACGGAATATCCGACAATAGCAAGAACGATGTGGGCTTGGATGTACGGATTGATGGTATTAGATCTTACGAATATGCTCAAACGCCGTCGTGGAGGAAAAGACGATCCGTTAGCGGAAGGTTTTTCGTATTTTCAGAAAATTCTTTTAGGAGAATAA